Part of the Desulfatiglans anilini DSM 4660 genome is shown below.
GTCCTTCAGGATCCCGCAGAAGTATTTCACGCCTTTGGCGATCGCCTTTTCGGGGTCCAGACGGTCATCCCTGCCGTGTTCGAGCAGTTCGTCCCGGTAACGCTCCAGCAGGACCGTGCGCTTTTTCTTCGCAGCCAGGGATTCCTGCATGAGAGCGCGGGCGCGGCGGGCGGCCGATAAATCGCCTTCGTCTTTGATTCGCTCCAGGATGTCCATGGCTTGACGACGCAAGCGTCTTTCTTCCGAAAGAAGGCGGGTAGCCTCATCGAAATAATCGGGCCTGAAAATGGTCTGCATCCCAAGACCCTCGCCGGTGGCGGGCATGATCTGTGTGAGGCCGGCTGCGCCGACATAGGAGACAGCGGATGGATTGAAGCTGGATTCACGCCGCATCAAGGCCATGAACAAGAGCGGATCGACGCATGGATCCTCCTTGGCAGTCAACTCGAAAAGCGGGCGCAGGCAGTTCGGGGCGGCATCCTGCACCCGCGCAAGAGTTGCCTGATGTGTGAGTGGATCCATGTCGCGGGAGGGGCGGTAAAGATCCAGATCCAGCTCTTTCTGCAAGGCATCCGGCGCCTTGGCGCGAAAGGCGTTGAAGACGGCGTTGACAAAGCGGACGTTCTCCGGTTTGAGGGGATCGCCGGCGTTCTTGAGGCCCCGGCAGCGGTTATAGACGTGGGCGAGGGAGTCCCGGAGGTTGCGGCCGTTCGTGTCCAGGGCTTGGCGGAGCAGATTCTCGAGCAGGTTCAGGACGAGGGGCTCTTTCAGACGGTCATCGTTTTCAAGAGTCAAGCGCGCCCGATAGGTCATCAAATGATTCCAGGCCGTGGATTTTTTCTGGTTGTAGGCTGCAGCTGCCCGGGCGGCCGCCCGGGCATGGCCATCCGGCTGGCCCTCCGTCTGATTCGTGAGGAGGCTCCGGCGTGCCTCCTGAAGGTCCTCCGCAGCCTCTTTCTGCAAGGCCACGGCGTTTTCGTAGAGGGGATGGACCAGGACCGTAAGCCCCAGGGAGCGGGCTGCCTCAGGAGTCAGGCAGAGCGGTCCTTCCTCGCCTTTGTAGGTGCCGTCGAGGAGGCTGGCCTGATGCTCTTTCAGGTTGAATGCGACGATATCCGTCTTCAGGATTTCGATGATTTCTGCAGCATTCGGCGCGCGGCCTGGTGAAAACAGAAAGAGGATGCATAGAAACAGCAAGATCCGGCAAATCATGGCACTCCCCCATCATCGGGGCAAGGGCCCCTCGATGAAAGCGTGATCGAGGCATCCAAAGGCGCCCGTTCTGATGGAAGCCTTCGGGCGCCCGATCACATGGTTCCAGTATCCATCCGGGTATGATTTCCAGGTAGAAACCGGTTTCCAATCCGGAAAAGAGGATTTTTCTTCACACCCTTCGGGTGCGCAGTCCCACCCCTGCGGGGCGGGTTCCGGTTTGGGCAATATCAAGGAAACTTAAGCCGTTGCGCAGAGGCTGCTTGCGCATCGCTGCACAAGCAGCCGTGCAGATTGACGCCGAAATTGGCCCAAAAGACCATTTCCGAATGGAAACCATTCTAGCAGAGCGTGCGGTTGGATCAAGGTTTTTCAGGCGTCCTATCGGACAGCCGGCGGCTTTTCCTCCCCGCCGGCGCCGGGGCGCTCTTGACGGTTGTTTCACGCTTCTCGATGTCAGATGATGCTTGCAGTAGATGGGCAGATAGGCAAAAATGAAAAATTACGGGAACGATTGTGTCCGTTCGCCTGTGACGGCCCGATCGTCCTGAGGTTGCGGTCCTCCGCAGGAGTGGCTTGCTGGTGCGTGGAGTTCCAGCCGCAAGATGGCCTGCGGTCTCATGAAATGGCATAAGGTTGTGAATCATGGTTGATATCGGTTCGGATCTGGCGCGTGTCTTTCACCCCCGTTCGGTCGCGGTGGTAGGCGCTTCTGCATCCTTCGGCAAGTGGGGTCAGATGATTTTCAGCAATATCGTAGCCGGGAAATTTCCTGGACGGATCTTTCCCGTGAATCCGAAGGAGACCTCCTTGTATGGTTTGAAGGTCTACCCGCGGATGCAGGATATTGCCGAGGAGATCGATCTGGCGATCGTCACCACGCCGGCTGCGACGGTACCGGGTGTGCTGGCCGCGTGCGGGGAAAAGGGCGTCAAGGGCGTTGTGTTGATCACTTCCGGGTTCGGGGAGACGGACCAGGCAGGTAAGCAGCTGGAAAGAGAGATCGTGGCGCTTTGCCGCGCGAAGCGGATCCGTTTGATCGGCCCCAACACCATGGGCATCCTGAGCCCTCATTCCAGCCTTTTTGCCACAGGGACGCATTCCCGCCCCCGTACAGGAGAGGTGGCCTTTGTCTCACAGTCCGGGAATCTCGGCAATCAGCTGATCCATTGGGCGGAGAACCAGAATATCGGGATATCGCTGTTCGCGGGTTCGGGGAACGAGGCGATGATCTCTTGTGTGGATTACCTGCGCTATCTGGAGGAGGATCCCCGTTCCCGTCTGATCACTCTCTATCTCGAGAACATTGCAGACGGGAGGGCCTTTCTCGAAACGGCGGTCCGGGTCAATCGGAGCAAACCCATCGTTGTGTTGAAAGGCGGGCGAACCGAGGCCGGTATGCGGGCCGCGGCCTCCCACACCGGGTCGATGGGCGGCCGGGACGCCATTTTCCGTGCCGCTTGCCGGCAGGCCGGGGTGGCGCTTGTCAATGAGCCTCTGGAACTGCTCGAGCTGTCCGCGGGGTTTTCTTCTCTCCCCTTGCCGAAAGGGAATCGCGTAGGGATCGTGACCCTCGGGGGCGGATGGGGTGTAGTCACCGCAGATGCCTGCAATGAAAGGGGCTTGCAGGTTCCCTCGTTGCCGGACGGGATGGTAGCCGAAATCGGACGTCTCCTGCCTGATTTCTGGAGCCGCGGCAATCCGGTCGATCTGGTTGGGACGCGCGACCTGGAGGTGCCGCTTGTTGCGGTCGAGTCCCTGCTGAAATGGGATGGCGTCGATTCCGTGATCAGCCTCGGCATCGTTGGGCGCGTCGAGATGGTCAGGCTACTGCTTCAGTCGACGCGCGAGGTGGATCCACAGGCGCAGCCCGCTGTGCTCGATGAACTCGAGGCGATGGCCGAGGCCTATGAGGTCAAATATGTCCAGCGGATCGTCGAACTGATGGAGCGCTACGAAAAGCCAGTTCTGGGGGTGTCCCTCGCGAGGAGCGACAAAGGGGTCGTTCGCAGCGTCCCCGGCGGGAAGTACAGCGGCGTCTTCTACCAAAGCCCGGAAAGCGCTGTGCAGACGTTGGCCTCTATGGCGGCTTACGCGCGGTTCCTCGAGAGGTAGTTTCCGCTCTGGAATTCAAAGAGATCGCTTGAGCGCTGCGAGGTACTCGGTGGAACGATCCAGGTAGAACGCGAGCGCCCGTGAGAAATTCTTCCCGACCAGGCCGTCGACGAAGAGCAGACTGATCTGCCGCTGATTCTGGAGAACGAACTGGGTATTGAGCAGGATCGCGCGTTCCTCCGGAGGCATATTTTCGAGGATCGCCTTGAACGCGGTTCGAGCTCTCGGTTGGTACATCCAGAAGTAGAGCAAATCCAGGGAATTGATGACGATGATCCTGTGAAGGTCGGCAACCTCGCCTTTGAGCTGTTCACCCGATTCTTCAGAGGCGCGCAGCAGGTCGAGCGCGTCCTTTTCCGGCAGCAGCAGTTCGAGTTGCGCATAAACATCGAACATCTGCGTGATCTTGGTCCGATAGTCGCGCCAGCGCATCTGAATGTTCTGGTAGCGGTCGACGGTGCCCTCGATCACGCCGGCTACCAGGTCCGAGGCCAGTTTGGAAATGATCGCGGCCCATTTCTGGAGGATGAGGTCGACCGCTGTGTAACCGAAGAGGGTAAGCAGCCTGCCTGCTGTGGCATTCACTGCGACGGCGATGGGGATGGAGAGCAGGGTCCGGAAAAAGTTGCCGAAGACGGCGCTCTTGGGCAGGCCGCGAAAGAGGTTGTGGCTGGTGAGATAAAGCCCGTTGGCCAATGCGATGCAGGCATAGAGGGCGATAGGGTTCGTGGTGGTGTTGATGCCGAATGCCCGGTCCAGAACAAGAGTCTTCACGATATAATCGAGGAGCGGAACCGAGAAACCCGTGTAGAGCAAAGAGTCGGTGATCCGCTCCCAGCTGAGATAATCGTTCCACCGGAGGAGGGGCGAGCGGCGGATGCCGCCGCCTCCGAGAACCGACTGGAGCACATTGCGCAGGCCCGTGATGCCGAACCAGATCACGGCGCCGAAATAAGCGAGCAGCCACCATTCCTTGGTCAGGTAGAACGTGAGAAACGCGGGGATGAAACCGATCAGCACCTTCAGGGCGTTCTTGACGCCCGTATTGAGGTAGCGCCAGGAGAGCCTCGGCCGGCCCTGCATCTTCTCCGGCGGGTTCAACGTGAGGCCGTTGTCCCCGGCCTTCTGGATGCCGCCGAGCGTTACGATATTGCCGGGGGATTCCATGTGGATGGACTGCTCCTGAATGACCCAGTCGTTCAGGCGTTTTTCGAATAGGAGGCTCAAGCCCGGCAAGGTGCGCATCAGCCTGAACATGATCCGTTCTCTTGTCGAGAGGTTCCCGCGCGGGATGAAGGTGCTGCGCCTGAAAACCTCGACCCGGATCGGAATCATCATCCGGGTTGCGGCCGATGGACGGGTGATTTCTCTTCGCGCCCGCAGGGGCAGCGTTTGTTCTATGGCCAGCCCCATGCCATGGACGCGGGGGGCGCGCCCCGTGGAGTCGCTTCCGATCCGGGCTTTGAGCGGCGTTCCTCGATAGGCGTCTTTGAGCGCCGAGATGTCGTGAAGGATCATGGTCAGTTTTTCGATTCGTTCCCGATTGCCGCTTCCGGCCTTCAAACGACCGATCATCGCGCGGATCATGCCCTTCAGGTGCATCACGTTGCCATCGTTGACGGCCTGCTGAAGCTCATGAATCTGAGGGATGTGGGCGGTTTTGCCCTCGGAGTAATCCTTCAGGTTGAAGATCTCCAGACGGGTGATTGCCCCTTCGCAGTCGTACAGCAGCTCCAAAACATCCTCCACCCTGAGGTTGCTGAGATTGAGGGTCACGCGGTAGGCGGAATGGAGCCTGGCGAGGCGGTTGATCAATTCATGGGCAGGCAGTTTGAGGAGGGGGGGGAGATCAGAGCTGTCCATGGGGATGGCTGGATCGGGGATTTCCGGGTTCTTGGACGGCTGCAGGTATTTTTCGATCAGGGCCTCTGAATCCAGGCGGTTCATTTCGTCGACCAGACCCTCCATTTCGAGGCGCCGCGTAGGGTCGGATGATGGGTAGCGCTCCCGCATCGAGGCGACGCAGTCCTTCAAGGTGTCGAGCATCTTTTTGTGGATGAATTCCCCCAGGTGAACGATGGAGGGCTGCCCGGCGCCCACAAAGGCGGCGAATTCATCCGGGTCGATCGGCTGAAGATCACAGCCGTAGGCCTTCCGCAGGGCGTGGCGGTGACGCTCGTTGAATACCTTGAGCACCTCCCAGACGTATCGCTGCTGGTAGCGCGAGACGGCTTTGCCCTCCGACATGAAGGCCGCCACCTGGTCGTCCGCCAGGAAGCAAAGAAAGGACTGGGTATCGGGAAACCCCCGAGGCACCCAGATCAGCTGCGCATAACGGTTATGGATCCGCGTGTAGAACTCGATCCCGATCCGGACGGTGATCCCCATGATCGAGGCCGCTTCGAGCAACTCCACCGCGAATTTGGCTTCGACATAATTGTAGTAGATGACTCTGAGACGCCGAATTCCTTTGATCCAGGCGTCCATGATGAGGTGACTGGAGGTCTTGCGGCCTTTCGTGTTAACGTCATGAACGTGGTCGTCGAAGGTCGCCTGGTTCCATCCTTCGGGCATCTCCAAGAGATGGTAACGGCGGAGCTGGCTGCGGATGATGCGGGGGTTTCCTGTGGCAGCGGTTCTGAAATCGTGGGCGAGTTCAAGTTGACGCCGCTCGTTCCCGTGGGCGCGGACCAGTTCCTTCATGATCGTCAGCAGGACCCTCGCCGTGTTGATCGGCAGGGAGCCCCCCGCGGCGCCCAGGATCTCTTCCCTCAGGGAGCGCAGTGCGCTCAGACGGTCATCCACGCCGCCGGCCTCGAGGGATTCGAGCAGGTGGATGACGGCGAAGGCGATCCGCAGGCCCTTCGATTCCGCCATCTCCTTGATGCCGTGGGGGTGGAGGTAGGGCAGGACCAGATTCCGCACCCCTTTGCGCGATTTGTCGCGGGTGAGGACATCGTTGACGATGTTCAGCAGGTAGTCGTCCCGTTTGTCGAAAAGCAGTCTGGCCATGAGGTCAACGGCGCGTCAGGGCGCGGAAAGGGATGATCGTCGCTCTTTTTGCCGAAGCGGCCTCATTCGGGGATCCGCCTTTTCCGGATGGCATGGGTAACGCCAGAGGCCGCTTCAGGCTGTCCTGCAATCTTCTGCCTGCTGTGGTCGTTCAATCCATTGTTTTTTTCGAGGAATCCACAGTGTCGAATACCTCGTCCACAAACCGGGGGGGCCGGTTTTCACGCAGGGCCTCGATCCCTTCGACGACGTTGGGCCCCTGAAAAAAGCGGCTCTGCCGATCGGATTCCATCCGAAGGACATCACGGAGTTCGATGTGCGGCGCTGCGTGGACGATCTCCTTGATCGTCCGAATCGGCGCCGCGGGTTGGGCGGCGATTGTGGCAGCCAGATCCATGACGGCATCGTTCAGGGATGTTCCGGCGGTCACCTGATTCAATAGGCCCAGGGTAAGCGCCTTTTCCGCCGAAAGAATCTCTCCTGTCATGAGAAGCTGCAGGGCTCTGCCGGGTCCGGCGGTGCGGGAAAGCCAGTACTCGGCCCCCATGCCGGGATTGAGCCCCAGTTTGATGAAGGTGAAACCGATGATCGCCTCCGCCGCTGCGACGCGAAGATCGCAGGCCATCGCCAGGCAGGCGCCGGCGCCGATCGCCGGGCCGTTGACGGCCGCGATGGTTGGAATGGCCAGTTCGGTCAGGGACAGAAATCGGCTGTAAAAGGCGCTCAACGTATCCTGCACTACAGCAGCGTCTTTCCGTGTCCACTCGGAGAGCATGGCGAGATCGGCTCCCGCACAGAAGGCGCTGCCGGCCCCTGTCAGAACCAGCACCTTGATCGCCGGGTTCGAGGCGACGGCTGTTACGGCTGCCTGGAAATCGTGGGACATCTGCACGGTCATGGCATTTCGTTCTTCAGGGCGATTGAGTGTCAGGATCCCGACCCGGTCTTCGATCTTCATGTGGATGGTCTGAAAGTTCAAAAGGACCTCCGTCAAAGCGCTGCATCAAGGGAGAAAAGGGGGTTTGGCAGGTTAAGATACCATGATCTCAATGTTTTTCGAAACATTAAATTCGTTTCCGTCCCAAAATGGACCTTTTGCCCAATCTCTGAGTGAATCTGTGCGCTTGCTTGCGCGGAGGCGACCTGCAGGTCGCCGCACAAGTAAACGTGCAGATTGACGCCGAGATTGGCTAAAAAGACCATTCCCGGATGAAAACCATCGATGATAAGGAAGCATGGCTGGCATAGGAAATGAACCGGACAAACATACAAAAATCCAGGGATGAACGGATGCGCCGCATCCGGCAGGACATGGCCGGCGCCATGCTGCTAGACCAGGCGGCACTGGCGAAAGGGCTCAAGTCGCTGCTGGCCTCGCTGAAGAAAGGCCATGTTCCGGAGGAAGAGGTCGATAGGCAGTTCGGGCGGCTGGAAAAAAGGCTTTCCGCCTCGGTGTTCGAATGCGAGCGGCGGCGGAGAGAGCTTCCCCGGCTCGATTTTCCGGAGAATCTTCCCATCACCTCAAGGAAGGACGACCTGATTCGGGCCATTCAGGGGCATCGGGTGGTGATCGTCGCGGGGGAGACCGGCTCCGGCAAGAGCACCCAACTCCCGAAGATGTGCCTCGCGGCGGGCCGCGGCATTGCGGGGCGGGTCGGCTGCACCCAGCCGCGGCGCATCGCCGCCGCCACGATCGCCAGGCGGGTCGCCGAGGAACTCGGGGAGGAACTGGGCCGATCGGTGGGTTACAAGGTGCGCTTCAAGGACCGCACGGACCCGCGGGCCTACATCAAGGTCGTGACCGACGGAATGCTCCTGGCCGAGACGCAGGGGGATCGCCATCTGTTTGAATACGACACCCTGATCATCGACGAGGCCCACGAGCGCAGCCTCAACATCGATTTTCTCCTCGGGATCCTGCGAAACCTGCTCGAGGTGCGGCCGGAGCTGAAGGTGATCGTCACCTCGGCCACGCTCGACACCGCCAAGTTCTCCGCCTTCTTCGGCGATGCGCCGGTGATCGAGGTGAGCGGCCGGATGTACCCGGTCGAGGTCGTCTATAGGCCGCTCGACCCCGAGAGGGAAAGCGAGGGGGATCTCACCTACGTGGACCTGGCCGTGGAGGCCGTCGACAGCCTGCGAAAGGCCCGCCTGCCGGGGGACGTCCTGATCTTCATGCCGACCGAGCAGGATATCCTCGAGACGTGCGAACGGCTGGAAGGGAGGCATTTCCCCGGCGTGACGGTTCTTCGCCTCTTCGCCCGTCTGCCGGCCTCCGAGCAGGGCCGGGTCTATGCGGTCAGCGGGCCCAAGATCGTGGTGGCGACGAATGTCGCCGAGACCTCCCTGACGATCCCGGGCATCCGGTATGTCATCGACACGGGCCTGGCGCGGATCTCCCGCTATGTCCCGCGGACGCGGACGACCAGCCTGCCGATCAGCCCCATCTCGATAAGCAGCGCCGACCAGCGCAAGGGGCGATGCGGCCGCGTGCAGAACGGTGTGTGCATCCGTCTGTATTCGGAGGAGGACTACGCATCGCGGGCTCCTTTCACGCCCCCGGAGGTGCTGCGCTCGAACCTGGCGGAGGTGATCCTCCGGATGATCGCGCTGGGGCTCGGGGACATCGCGGCCTTTCCCTTCGTGGACCGGCCCAACCCGCGGAGCGTCAAGGACGGCTTCGATCTCCTGGAGGAGCTGGGGGCGATCCGGCGCAGGGGCCGGAAGGTCCTCCTGACGGAAAAGGGCCGCCTCATGGCGCGCATGCCCCTGGACCCGAAGATCGCGCGGATGATGCTGGAGGCGGTCCATGAGGGCTGCGTCGATGAAACGGCGGTGATCGCCGCGGCGCTGAGCGTCCAGGACCCCCGCGAGCGGCCCCTGGACAAGGCCGCCCAGGCCGATCAGATGCACGCCCCGTTCAAGGATCCGGACTCGGATTTCGTGACCCTCCTGAACATCTGGAACCGCTACCACGGCCACTGGGCCGGGCTCAAGACCCAGAACCAGATGCGCCGCTTCTGCAGGACGCAGTTCCTGTCCTTTCCCCGCATGCGGGAGTGGATGTACATCCATGAGCAGATCGTCTCGATCCTGAACGAGCGGCGGCTGAAAGGACCGGCTGAACCGGCCGCAGCCGGTCTTGACCCGCTCTACGACCGGCTTCATCGGGCGGTCCTGAGCGGCTTCCTTTCCAACATCGCGCTCAGAAAAGAAAAGAACCTCTACCAGGCGGCGCGGGGTCGCGAGGTCATGGTCCATCCGGGATCGAGCCTTTTCAACAAAGGCCGACCCTGGATCGTCGCGGCTGAGATCGTCAAGACCTCGCGGCTGTTCGCCCGCACTGTGGCCCGCATCGATCCGGGCTGGCTCGAGGCCCTTGGCGGGGACCTGTGCCGGCGGAGCTATGCGGAGCCTCATTGGGAGAAATCGCGCGGTGAGGTGAGGGCCTATGAGCAGGTCACCCTTTACGGCCTCCCGATCGTGGCGAGGCGGCCGGTATCCTACGGGCCCATCCGCCCGGAGGAGGCCCACCGGATCTTTGTCCAGTCGGGCCTGGTCGAAGGGAGCATCAGGGAGCCCCTGGGGTTTTTGAAGCACAATCGGGCCTTGATGGAGGCCATCGGCGCCATGGAGGAGAAGATCCGCCGCCGCGGCCTGATGGTGAACGAGGAGGCCGTGGCTGAATTCTACTCGTCCAGGCTCGCCGGCATGTGCGATGTCAGAACCCTCAAAAGGGTGATCCGCGAAAGGGCCGGGGACGCCTTTCTGCGCATGCGGGAGGAAGACCTGGTGCAGGAGCTTCCGGATCGGGCGGAGCTGGAGCGGTACCCGGACCGGATGGTGCTCGGGAACAAGATTTTTAGCTGTTCCTACCGGTTTTCCCCCGGTGCGGAGGAGGACGGCGTGACGATCCGCATACCGGCGGGGGCCCTTTCGGAGGTGCCGGCCGAACGGCTCGAATGGGGGGTGCCGGGCCTTTACCGTGAGAAGATCGCGGCCTTGATCAAAGGCCTTCCCAAGCGTTACCGAAAGCAGTTGGTCCCGGCTTCCGCCACAGTGGATATCATTGTGGCGGAGATGGAACAGGGGAGTCGCCCGCTTATCAGCTCCCTGGCCCGGTTCGTCTACGAGCGGTTCGGAGTGGAGATCCCCGCGGCCGAATGGGCGGCGGTGGAGCTGCCCGAATACCTCAAGATGCGGGTGGCGGTCGTGGACGAGCAGGGGAAGGAACTGGAGGCGGGCCGCGATATCCACCTCCTCGAATACCCCGGGGGGACGGCGGCGCACGCGGTGAACACCCTGCCTCAGTGGAAGGACGCGCAGGCGCAGTGGGAAGAGGAAGACGTCAGAGACTGGACCGTGGGCGAACTCCCGGAGCGCATCCCTCTCGACGACTGCCTCGACGCGTACCCGGCCCTGGCGGCCGACGACGGCGGCCGCGTGAACCTGCGCCTGTTTCCGGACCGCGATCAGGCCGCCGCGGTGCACCGGGAGGGGATCAAGCGCCTGCTCGAGCTCCGTCTCGCAAAGGATCTGAAGTATCTCAAGCGCTCCGTGTCGCTTGCGAAAGAGGCCTCGCCCGGCGCCGTCTATTTCGGCGGAGCACGCAGGGTGGAAGAGCAGATCTACGAGGCCGTCCTCGAAGGCTCCCTCGCGTTGGACCTTCGGAGCCGGGAGGCATTCGACCGGCATGCGGCGGTCCTCCGGGAAGGCATATTCGAGGAGGCGGCCGTGCTGCGCGAGCAGGCCGAAAAGGTCTTGAAGTCTTTCGAAGAGACCCGCGGAGCGCTCTATGACCTCGAGCGGGCCAATGCGACGAACGAAGAGGTCCTGGCCCTTTGCGCCGGCCTTCGCCGCGAACTCGATGCCCTCCTGCCGCCGGATTTCATTCGGCGGTACGCCCCCGATCAGCTTTCCAACATGCCCCGCTACCTGAAGGCGATCCAGTTGAGGGTTGAACGCGGAGCCTACGACCCCGCCAAGGACCGGCGGAAGCAGGCCGATGTCGATCCCTTCGTCGAGGCCCTCCAGACGATGACCGGTGCCCTTTCCCCGCGCACCTCCCGGGAGAAGAGGGAGGCGCTCGAAGCCTTTCGCTGGATGGTGGAGGAGTTCAAGGTGTCGCTCTTCGCCCAGGAGCTGAAGACCCCCTACCCCGTTTCCCCCAAACGCCTGGAAGAAAAGCGGAAAGAGCTCGAGCGGATGATCTGAGCACGATGCCTGTATGACCGAAGGGCGCAAGATATCCACCCGCCCGAGCCGTATCAGGCACCGGAACGGAGGCGGCTCAGCTTGTAATAGATCCCCTTGCGGGCCATGAGGGCATCGTGGTCGCCCTGTTCGCAGATCCTGCCATGGTGCATCACGAGGATGCGGTTCGCATGCCGGATGGTCGAAAGCCGGTGGGCCACGATCAGGGTGGTCCGGCGCGAGGCCATGCGCGTGATGGCCTCCTGGATCAGTCTTTCGGTCTCCGGGTCGACGCTCGAGGTGGCCTCGTCGAGGATCAGGACGGGCGGGTCGGCGGCCAAGGCCCTCGCAAACGAAAGAAGCTGGCGCTCACCGGCCGAGAGCGTTGCGCCGCCTTCGCCGATCGTCTGGTTCAGCCCGCCCGGCAGCCGCTCGATGAACGAAAGGGCGTTGGCCTTCGAAGCGGCCTCGCGGACGGCCTCCCGCCCCAGATCCTCACGCCCCAAGGTGATATTCTCGGCCAGGGTGCCGGCAAAGATGAAGACGTCCTGCATGCAGAGGCTCATGCGCCGGTGCAGGGCGGATGGGGACCATTCCCGCAGATCTCTTCCGTCCAGAAATACAGCCCCTTGATCAGGATCGTAGAAGCGTTCGAGGAGATTGATGATCGTCGTTTTGCCGGACCCCGTGGCCCCGACGATCGCCAGGGTCTCACCCGGGTCGACCTCGAAGGAGATGTGTCTGAGGACCGGCTGACCCTCTTCGTAGGCGAAGGAGACGTCCCGGAAGGCCACCTCGCCGCGCAGGGTCTCCGGGGCATAAGGCGCGGGGTGTTCGGGGATGGTTTCATCCTGGTCCATGAACTCGAAGATCCGCTCCGTCGAGGCCATCGCCGACTGCATGATGTTGTATTTTTCGGAGATGTCCCGGATCGGCTTGAAGAACATCTGCATGTAGCCGATGAAGGCCACCAGGGCCCCCAGGGTCAACTCGTCCTGGACGACCTTTCCGCCTCCATACCAGATGAGGATGGCCACCGCCAGCGAGGAAAAGAGCTCCATGAGGGGCATGAACAGGGCGAAGACCTTGATCTGCCGCATGCCGGCCAGGTAATTGGCCTGGTTGATCTCCCGGAAGGTCTCCATCTGCCGCCCTTCCTGTACGAAGAGCTGGATGACGCGCATGCCGCTGATGCGCTCCTGCAGAAAGGCGTTGATCTTTGCCACGGTCGCGCGCAGGTCGCGGAAGGCCTCGCGG
Proteins encoded:
- a CDS encoding ABC transporter ATP-binding protein → MTAFGEYGYMEEGHLGKPYDLKLLRRLARYTLPYRKTAALALCLTLFITLIDLTVPYLTKIAIDRYILAAWYTLDVESLAPAERKALEDRFAGVLEESRDGALWVLSHEAAKGMDPALRHALESRGAMKTSRFYRVDAAVWKEIASQAPARDGVPLTDGAAILPYSSLERLPPETVERIRSRDLTGVLRIAAFFFILLLLSFGLSYLEYVLLEYVGQHVMQDIRVELFETMTAQAVRFFDRHPLGRLVTRMTNDVDNLNEMFKSVVITVFKDLFLLTGILIILLSLNWRLALVAFIFLPFIFGITLLFSRLAREAFRDLRATVAKINAFLQERISGMRVIQLFVQEGRQMETFREINQANYLAGMRQIKVFALFMPLMELFSSLAVAILIWYGGGKVVQDELTLGALVAFIGYMQMFFKPIRDISEKYNIMQSAMASTERIFEFMDQDETIPEHPAPYAPETLRGEVAFRDVSFAYEEGQPVLRHISFEVDPGETLAIVGATGSGKTTIINLLERFYDPDQGAVFLDGRDLREWSPSALHRRMSLCMQDVFIFAGTLAENITLGREDLGREAVREAASKANALSFIERLPGGLNQTIGEGGATLSAGERQLLSFARALAADPPVLILDEATSSVDPETERLIQEAITRMASRRTTLIVAHRLSTIRHANRILVMHHGRICEQGDHDALMARKGIYYKLSRLRSGA